The DNA segment CTCTGAAAGGATCATAGCGATACGGTCAAGCCCAAAGGCCAGTCCGCCATGCGGCGGTGTTCCATATTTCAGGGCATCCACAAACCAGCCAAAGTTTTCCTGAATCTTTTCCTCTGTAAAGCCGAGAACCTCAAACATTTTATCCTGCATAGCTCCATCATAAATACGCAAGGAGCCTCCGCCAAGCTCATAACCGTTCAATACGACATCATATGCGATGGCATGAACCTTGCCCGGATCGGTATCAATATATTGCATATCCTCATCTCTTGGACGTGTGAACGGATGATGCATCGCATACCAGCGACCATCCTCCTCGCTATATTCAAACATAGGGAAATCCGTTACCCACAGATAAGAAAATTCATTCGTTTTCTTTAAACCAAGCTCAGCACCGAAATGATTTCGCAGCACACCAAGAACCTCACACGTCGTTCTCCATGCGTCCGAAACAATCAGCACAAGATCATGATCCTTTAATTCCAGACGCTGTGTAAGGGAATGTATTTCCTCCTCGGAAAGAAATTTCACGATTGGCCCGCTCAGCGTTCCCTCCAGATATTTCAATGTCACAAGACCCTTAGCACCGTTTTTCTTAGCCAGATCCGTGATTTTATCAATTTCCTTTCTGGTCATGCCTGCTTTTCCAGGCACGACAACTGCCTTTATACTGCCCTTAGCGGCAATACAGTCCGCAAACACCTTGAAGCCGCAATGTTCAAACAGCTCCGTGATATCCTGCAGCCCCAGATCAAAACGGTTATCCGGCTTATCGCTGCCATAGCGGTTCATTGCCTCTTTCCAGGTTAAACGCGGAAACGGAATGCTGATATCCATTCCCTTGACATCCTTCATCAGCTTTTGCAGCATTTCTTCCATCATGGTCTGAATCTCCACATCGCTTA comes from the Erysipelotrichaceae bacterium 66202529 genome and includes:
- the aspS gene encoding aspartate--tRNA ligase; translation: MNRTHTNGELRVSDAGKEVTLIGWVAKRRNFGALVFIDLRDRTGITQLVFDEQLSDAIRDVRNEYILEAKGIVMERKDKNPKLATGDIEIQVQQVTIINRAETTPIIVADETDALEDTRLKYRYLDLRRPQMQQKLILRHKITHSMREYLDSKAFIEIETPMLGRSTPEGARDYLVPSRVHPGSFYALPQSPQLYKQLLMVSGFERYYQFARCFRDEDLRADRQTDFTQVDLETSFLSDVEIQTMMEEMLQKLMKDVKGMDISIPFPRLTWKEAMNRYGSDKPDNRFDLGLQDITELFEHCGFKVFADCIAAKGSIKAVVVPGKAGMTRKEIDKITDLAKKNGAKGLVTLKYLEGTLSGPIVKFLSEEEIHSLTQRLELKDHDLVLIVSDAWRTTCEVLGVLRNHFGAELGLKKTNEFSYLWVTDFPMFEYSEEDGRWYAMHHPFTRPRDEDMQYIDTDPGKVHAIAYDVVLNGYELGGGSLRIYDGAMQDKMFEVLGFTEEKIQENFGWFVDALKYGTPPHGGLAFGLDRIAMILSESDSIRDVIAFPKNANAKCPMSDAPTPVDGAQLEELHIAVREEE